From Eriocheir sinensis breed Jianghai 21 chromosome 65, ASM2467909v1, whole genome shotgun sequence, one genomic window encodes:
- the LOC126987466 gene encoding cuticle protein 7-like, translating into MSLRFVLAACLVMVALADRPAPYHPPPTYGHPAPPHPESPPKYTYNYGVADDYSGTNFGHSESRDGYKTEGSYTVNLPDGRIQTVTYVDNGDGLEAVVTYEGEPKYPEHSSYPAPPPPSYPAPPQPSYPAPLPAEPAHPEE; encoded by the exons ATGTCTCTCAGG TTTGTGCTCGCAGCGTGTCTGGTGATGGTGGCCCTCGCTGaccgccccgcaccttaccacccGCCCCCCACCTACGgccaccccgccccgccacaTCCAGAG TCTCCTCCCAAGTACACGTACAACTACGGCGTGGCTGACGACTACTCCGGCACCAACTTCGGCCACTCTGAGAGCCGCGACGGGTACAAGACCGAGGGTAGCTACACCGTGAACCTCCCCGACGGGCGCATTCAGACCGTCACCTACGTGGACAACGGCGACGGGCTGGAGGCTGTGGTCACCTACGAGGGGGAGCCGAAGTACCCAGAACACTCATCTTACCCCGCCCCACCCCCTCCGTCTTACCCAGCCCCACCCCAGCCTTCCTACCCTGCCCCACTTCCCGCTGAGCCCGCCCACCCCGAGGAATAG
- the LOC126987528 gene encoding adhesive plaque matrix protein-like, which translates to MAPGVRTVVAAVCMVAACVEAARLPSYPSFAAPPSYSRPAPRAQPDYPTVPPKYSYNYGVADHYSGANFGHSESRNGYKTEGSYTVDLPDGRKQIVTYVDKGDGLEAEVTYEGEAQYPQYKPQPKYKPEPKYKPAPVYRPAASYPKTPVYYT; encoded by the exons ATGGCTCCAGGAGtaagg ACCGTTGTGGCAGCCGTGTGCATGGTGGCGGCGTGCGTGGAGGCAGCCCGACtaccctcctacccctccttcgCGGCGCCCCCCTCCTACTCGCGCCCCGCCCCCCGCGCCCAGCCGGACTACCCCACC GTTCCTCCCAAGTACTCATACAACTACGGCGTGGCTGACCACTACTCCGGCGCCAACTTCGGCCACTCCGAGAGCCGCAACGGGTACAAGACCGAGGGCAGCTACACCGTGGACCTCCCCGACGGCCGCAAGCAGATCGTCACCTACGTGGACAAAGGGGACGGATTAGAGGCTGAGGTCACTTACGAGGGAGAGGCGCAGTACCCGCAATACAAACCTCAACCCAAGTACAAGCCTGAGCCCAAGTACAAGCCCGCCCCCGTGTACCGGCCCGCCGCTTCGTACCCCAAGACGCCCGTGTATTATACCTGA